From Harpia harpyja isolate bHarHar1 chromosome 21, bHarHar1 primary haplotype, whole genome shotgun sequence, one genomic window encodes:
- the SCNN1B gene encoding amiloride-sensitive sodium channel subunit beta, whose product MNLKKYFVRALHRLQKGPGYTYKELLVWYCDNTNTHGPKRIIKEGPKKKLIWFFLTLLFASLVFWQWGILINTYLSYNVTSSLSIGFKTMKFPAVTVCNANPFKYSEVKHLLKELDRLIEAALERILQPAPGNSSENASPPLDLRLWHQIPLVLIDEHDKDNPVILDIFESNQTAGGDQTAAGNQTTAGDQTAAGNQTSAGDQTAVGNKTAAGNQTAAGDQTAVGNQTSVGNQTAAPPAPANATSEEKKYKLAVKLCSHQGSDNCTYRNFTSAAQAVTEWYILQSTSILSKVPLQERIRMGYQAEDMILACLYGAEPCNYKNFTQIYHPDHGNCYIFNWGMDEEALNSSNPGAEFGLKLILDISQQDYIPYLSSAAGARLMLHQQKSFPFLKDQGIYAMAGTETSIGVLVDELERMGYPYSDCTNNGSDVPVKNLYSQYNTSYSIQACLRSCFQNHMTEICGCGHYMFPLPEGVNYCNNEDNPGWAYCYSSLRSSITHRQICIDSCKETCNDTQYKMTISMADWPSEASEDWIFHILSYERDMSTNVTLDRNGIIKLNIYFQEYNYRTISESAATTIVWLLSSLGGQFGFWMGGSVLCLIEFGEIIIDSLWITVINVISWCKGLKQKRAQARYPDAPPTVSELVEAHTNLGFQHEDAGALPRDEALPPEPGTPPPNYDSLRVQPLDVLGPDSDAETE is encoded by the exons ATGAACCTGAAGAAGTACTTCGTTCGTGCGCTGCACCGCCTGCAGAAGGGCCCTGGCTACACCTACAAGGAGCTGCTGGTCTGGTACTGCGACAACACCAACACCCACGGCCCGAAGCGCATCATCAAAGAAGGGCCAAAGAAGAAATTAATCTGGTTCTTCTTAACGCTGCTCTTTGCGTCTCTGGTCTTCTGGCAGTGGGGTATCCTCATCAACACCTACCTCTCCTATAACGTCACTTCGTCTCTCTCTATTGGCTTTAAGACCATGAAGTTCCCAGCAGTCACGGTCTGCAATGCCAACCCTTTCAA ATACTCAGAGGTGAAGCATCTGTTGAAAGAGCTGGACAGGCTCATTGAAGCGGCGCTGGAGAGGATCCTGCAGCCTGCGCCAGGGAACAGCAGTGAGAACGCCTCGCCACCGCTCGACCTGAGGCTCTGGCACCAGATACCCCTGGTCCTCATCGACGAGCACGACAAAGACAACCCCGTCATCCTGGACATCTTTGAAAGCAACCAGACTGCTGGGGGCGACCAAACCGCTGCGGGCAACCAAACCACTGCGGGCGACCAAACAGCTGCGGGCAACCAAACCTCTGCCGGTGACCAAACTGCTGTGGGCAACAAAACCGCTGCGGGCAACCAAACTGCTGCGGGCGACCAAACCGCTGTGGGCAACCAAACCTCTGTGGGCAACCAAACCGCTGCTCCACCTGCCCCAGCCAACGCGACGTCGGAAGAAAAGAAGTACAAGTTGGCGGTGAAGCTG TGCAGCCATCAGGGCTCCGACAACTGCACCTACAGGAACTTCACCAGCGCGGCGCAGGCGGTGACCGAGTGGTACATCCTGCAGTCCACCAGCATCCTCTCCAAAGTCCCGCTGCAAGAGAGGATCAGGATGGGCTATCAGGCAGAAGACATGATCCTGGCGTGTCTCTATGGGGCCGAACCCTGCAACTACAA GAATTTCACCCAAATCTATCATCCAGACCATGGTAACTGCTACATCTTTAACTGGGGCATGGACGAAGAGGCTTTGAATTCCTCCAACCCCGGAGCTGAGTTTG GGCTGAAGTTAATTCTGGACATCAGTCAGCAAGACTATATCCCCTACCTGTCATCCGCTGCCGGGGCCAGGCTCATGCTGCATCAACAGAAGAGCTTCCCCTTCCTTAAGGATCAGGGCATCTATGCAATGGCGGGGACAGAAACCTCCATCGGTGTGTTAGTG GATGAACTGGAACGGATGGGCTACCCCTACAGTGACTGCACCAATAATGGGTCTGATGTCCCCGTAAAAAATCTCTATAGCCAGTATAATACTTCCTATTCCATCCag GCTTGCCTGCGCTCTTGTTTCCAAAATCACATGACTGAAATCTGTGGATGTGGTCACTATATGTTTCCTTTACCTGAGGGGGTAAATTATTGCAATAACGAAGATAACCCAGGTTGGG CATATTGCTATTCATCACTGAGATCAAGTATAACACACAGACAGATTTGTATTGACTCTTGTAAGGAAACGTGCAA cGACACACAGTATAAGATGACCATCTCCATGGCTGACTGGCCATCTGAAGCTTCGGAG gACTGGATTTTCCATATTCTGTCTTACGAAAGAGATATGTCAACAAATGTGACTCTGGACAG AAACGGGATCATCAAGCTGAACATTTACTTCCAGGAGTACAACTACCGCACCATCTCGGAGTCTGCCGCCACAACG ATCGTTTGGCTGCTGTCGAGCCTGGGAGGCCAGTTTGGGTTCTGGATGGGGGGCTCAGTGCTGTGCCTCATCGAGTTCGGGGAAATCATCATCGACTCGCTGTGGATCACCGTTATTAACGTGATCAGCTGGTGCAAGGGCCTGAAGCAGAAGCGGGCGCAGGCACGGTACCCGGACGCGCCCCCAACGGTGTCGGAGCTGGTGGAGGCTCACACCAACCTGGGCTTCCAGCACGAGGACGCGGGTGCCCTCCCCAGGGATGAGGCGCTGCCCCCCGAGCCCGGCACCCCCCCACCCAACTACGACTCGCTGCGCGTGCAGCCCCTCGACGTCCTCGGTCCCGACAGCGACGCAGAAACTGAGTGA